A single genomic interval of Nymphalis io chromosome 30, ilAglIoxx1.1, whole genome shotgun sequence harbors:
- the LOC126780142 gene encoding gametocyte-specific factor 1 homolog, giving the protein MAHPSPYQMVTCPYNETHQLEHYRMHIHLQKCRKQYTGYNKLICPFDTTHVVNDVELDYHVSMCSQRGMLDSQLYVMDSDFRPAVEVQPVPVVECEENWEDFNTETYKPDPAKKAHIIKKIKGATPSERRKARMEGIANYRPL; this is encoded by the exons ATGGCCCATCCGTCACCCTACCAAATGGTAACATGCCCTTACAACGAGACTCACCAGTTGGAGCATTACCGAATGCACATCCACCTACAAAAGTGCAGGAAACAATATACCGGGTACAACAAACTCATCTGCCCGTTCGATACGACGCACGTAGTTAATGATGTCGAGTTGGAC TATCATGTGAGCATGTGCAGCCAGAGAGGGATGCTGGATAGCCAATTGTACGTGATGGATAGTGACTTCCGTCCAGCTGTCGAAGTGCAACCAGTCCCGGTGGTCGAGTGCGAAGAGAATTGGGAAGAC TTCAATACTGAAACATACAAACCTGATCCGGCGAAAAAagctcatattataaaaaaaataaaaggcgCAACGCCGTCCGAGAGGCGCAAGGCACGCATGGAAGGCATTGCAAATTATCGAccgctttaa
- the LOC126780043 gene encoding protein HGH1 homolog, with amino-acid sequence MAKDPLDEMIQFLKPQSRIDLKHIALDHLLGLSGSEDGINVLLKNEKIIQCVLELTNDKVDEISKNALLLLVNVTANPIGASELLKYKPNMKNVVEIFIGYVLDQHKKDADAVCMILSNITRQEKLLEVCLDIYMPHMNDLLSVFVNLDYNKKGSKLHYLAPMFSNLSCAPRIRKWLTEENPYVPLIKLLPFCNYEESVIRRGGAIGTLRNLSFDTKYHNFLLSNDLDLLTYLLSPLMGNEDYPDDEMDKLPIALQYLPKEKQRDADIDIRKMIIETLNQLCAHRTGREILRDNGVYYVLREYHKWEKDPNILLACENVVDILIQKEDEVGAEDLKAVEIPDDMTEKFQKMDEEYINSVK; translated from the coding sequence aTGGCAAAAGATCCGCTAGATGAAATGATACAGTTCTTAAAACCGCAATCACGAATTGACCTAAAGCACATTGCATTGGATCATTTACTGGGCCTGTCCGGTTCGGAAGACGGGATTAATGTTCttttaaaaaacgaaaaaattatACAGTGTGTACTTGAATTAACAAACGATAAAGTGGATGAAATTAGCAAAAACGCGTTGCTATTACTAGTTAACGTGACTGCGAACCCGATTGGCGCTTCTGAGCTACTCAAATACAAACCCAATATGAAAAATGTTGTTGAAATATTCATAGGTTATGTCCTCGATCAACATAAAAAAGATGCGGATGCCGTCTGTATGATCCTATCCAATATCACAAGACAAGAAAAGTTATTAGAGGTTTGCCTTGATATATATATGCCCCATATGAATGACTTATTAAGTGTTTTCGTTAACTTAGATTATAATAAGAAAGGATCCAAGTTACATTACTTAGCTCCCATGTTTAGTAATTTAAGCTGTGCACCAAGAATACGGAAGTGGTTGACAGAAGAAAACCCATATGTACCTCTTATAAAACTTTTACCGTTTTGTAATTATGAAGAATCTGTGATACGTAGAGGTGGAGCTATCGGTACGTTGAGAAATTTATCATTCGACACAAAATACCACAACTTCCTGTTGAGTAATGATTTAGATTTGCTTACATATCTATTATCACCTTTGATGGGTAACGAAGATTACCCCGACGATGAAATGGACAAATTGCCGATAGCTCTACAATATTTACCTAAAGAAAAACAAAGGGACGCTGATATAGATATACGAAAGATGATAATTGAGACGTTAAATCAGTTATGTGCACACCGAACAGGTAGAGAAATATTGAGGGATAATGGAGTTTATTATGTACTACGTGAGTATCATAAATGGGAGAAAGATCCGAACATATTACTTGCATGTGAGAATGTTGTCgacattttaatacaaaaggAAGACGAAGTTGGGGCAGAAGACTTAAAAGCAGTGGAAATCCCTGATGATATGACGGAAAAGTTCCAGAAAATGGacgaagaatatataaatagtgtaaaataa